A part of Gemmatimonas groenlandica genomic DNA contains:
- a CDS encoding acyl-CoA thioesterase, producing MAALVSDTISELRVRYAETDQMGVVYHANYLVWCELGRTDFIRALGKSYAELERDGVLLAVSDATMRFHASARYDDPIRVHTRLTSAGSRGLAFSYRVMRADTETLLVSATTSLVSIDKTGRLAAMPRDIRTVLEAAVTPADHAQ from the coding sequence ATGGCCGCTCTCGTGTCCGATACGATTTCCGAACTGCGCGTGCGATACGCGGAAACCGACCAGATGGGCGTCGTCTATCACGCCAACTACCTGGTGTGGTGCGAACTTGGCCGTACTGACTTCATACGCGCATTGGGAAAGTCATACGCCGAACTCGAACGCGACGGAGTGCTGCTGGCCGTCTCCGACGCGACCATGCGCTTTCACGCGTCGGCGAGATACGATGATCCGATCCGCGTGCACACGCGGCTCACGTCGGCCGGGTCACGCGGGCTCGCCTTTTCCTATCGCGTGATGCGCGCTGACACCGAGACGCTGCTGGTATCCGCGACGACGTCGCTGGTCTCCATCGACAAGACCGGGCGTTTGGCGGCCATGCCACGTGATATCCGCACTGTACTCGAGGCGGCGGTCACGCCGGCTGACCATGCACAGTAG
- a CDS encoding UDP-2,3-diacylglucosamine diphosphatase — MLNTPTLVLGDAHLGVASKDAERALLRLLRDMPSRARSLVIMGDMFDFWFAWRHAMPRTGFRVLAALADLHDVGVPVLWIGGNHDCWGGDALMAETGAQYTLQPWIGSIGPWRAELVHGDGLREVEDAPYRRLRRVLRHPLAIRAFGMLHPNLASRVALASSHTSRTRRAGDEGRGLLAVGTRSLSAPDGPNLVIHGHSHVPMLRRAGAGWYANAGAWYLDQQYLLIESDRISLRAWRDSGEDVVLHSGERNVEEATAEREEVLRRI, encoded by the coding sequence GTGCTCAATACCCCGACACTGGTTCTCGGCGACGCGCACCTCGGCGTTGCTTCGAAGGACGCTGAGCGTGCCTTGCTGCGTCTGCTGCGAGACATGCCGTCGCGCGCCCGCTCGCTGGTGATCATGGGCGACATGTTCGATTTCTGGTTCGCCTGGCGCCACGCTATGCCTCGCACCGGATTCCGCGTGCTGGCGGCGCTGGCCGATCTCCACGATGTCGGGGTTCCGGTGCTATGGATCGGCGGCAACCATGATTGCTGGGGCGGCGATGCGCTCATGGCCGAAACAGGTGCACAGTACACGCTGCAGCCCTGGATCGGGTCGATCGGGCCATGGCGGGCCGAACTCGTCCACGGGGACGGCCTTCGCGAGGTCGAGGACGCGCCGTATCGTCGACTCCGTCGCGTCCTTCGTCATCCGTTGGCGATCCGGGCCTTCGGCATGCTGCATCCCAATCTCGCGTCACGCGTTGCGCTCGCCTCATCGCATACCAGCCGTACGCGTCGCGCGGGCGACGAAGGTCGTGGCCTGCTGGCTGTCGGGACGCGTTCGTTATCCGCACCCGACGGCCCGAACCTCGTGATCCACGGCCACTCGCACGTGCCGATGCTGCGGCGCGCGGGGGCCGGTTGGTATGCGAACGCCGGTGCGTGGTATCTCGATCAACAGTATCTGCTCATCGAGAGCGATCGAATCTCGCTGCGCGCGTGGCGCGACTCAGGTGAAGACGTGGTACTCCACAGCGGTGAGCGGAACGTCGAGGAAGCGACCGCCGAGCGCGAGGAAGTGCTGCGGCGCATCTGA
- the murI gene encoding glutamate racemase, which produces MESSRGAPIGMFDSGLGGLTVANALMRRLPTESLLYFGDTARVPYGPKSPETVRRYALQIGEWLVEQGVKCIVVACNTATAHALEALQVSLSVPVIGVVDPGARAAVRASRIGPIGVIGTSGTIASGAYAKAIEAQSANARVLSAACPLFVPLVEEGLVDHQATRLIAHDYLAPMREAQVDTLVLGCTHYPLLSTVIAAEMGQGVQLIDSAEETAAELEQMLIDRELLRDPDDARGHEPTHRFVASDAPQHFLALGGRFLDVPLTAVEYHVFT; this is translated from the coding sequence ATGGAATCGTCGCGTGGGGCGCCGATCGGGATGTTCGATTCGGGACTGGGCGGTCTCACCGTCGCGAACGCCCTCATGCGTCGACTGCCCACCGAATCTCTGCTCTATTTCGGTGATACGGCGCGCGTCCCGTATGGTCCGAAGAGTCCGGAGACTGTGCGACGCTACGCTCTGCAGATCGGAGAATGGCTGGTTGAGCAAGGCGTGAAGTGCATCGTCGTGGCCTGTAACACCGCGACCGCTCACGCGCTCGAGGCGCTGCAAGTGTCCTTGTCTGTGCCGGTGATCGGCGTGGTGGATCCGGGAGCGCGCGCCGCCGTGCGCGCAAGCCGCATCGGACCGATCGGCGTCATCGGCACGAGTGGCACAATCGCGTCGGGCGCCTACGCCAAGGCGATCGAAGCGCAGTCGGCGAATGCTCGGGTGCTGTCGGCCGCCTGCCCGCTCTTCGTTCCACTCGTTGAAGAAGGATTAGTAGACCACCAGGCGACACGACTCATTGCCCACGACTACCTGGCGCCAATGCGCGAGGCCCAGGTCGACACCCTTGTCCTTGGATGTACCCACTACCCGCTGCTGTCCACCGTGATCGCCGCCGAGATGGGGCAGGGAGTGCAATTGATCGACAGCGCCGAGGAAACGGCGGCGGAACTCGAGCAGATGCTCATCGATCGCGAGCTGCTGCGCGACCCAGATGATGCGCGCGGCCACGAACCCACCCACCGCTTCGTGGCCTCAGATGCGCCGCAGCACTTCCTCGCGCTCGGCGGTCGCTTCCTCGACGTTCCGCTCACCGCTGTGGAGTACCACGTCTTCACCTGA
- a CDS encoding RidA family protein, protein MSIETLHTDHAPKAIGPYAQAVRANGFLFTAGQIPLDPVSMEIETGDVTAQTERVLSNLSAVLNEAGVTWSDVVKTTVFLKSMDDFVAMNTVYARVLGDARPARSTVAVAGLPRNVSVEIELVAALPAR, encoded by the coding sequence ATGTCCATCGAGACGCTGCACACTGACCATGCACCGAAAGCGATCGGCCCGTACGCACAGGCGGTTCGCGCAAATGGTTTCCTCTTTACGGCCGGTCAGATCCCGCTCGATCCCGTTTCGATGGAAATCGAGACCGGTGACGTCACTGCGCAGACCGAGCGCGTGCTCTCGAATCTGTCTGCCGTGTTGAACGAGGCCGGAGTGACCTGGAGCGACGTGGTAAAGACCACCGTCTTCCTGAAGTCCATGGACGACTTCGTCGCGATGAATACCGTGTACGCGCGCGTGCTCGGCGATGCCCGTCCGGCGCGCTCCACGGTGGCCGTGGCCGGGCTCCCTCGAAACGTGAGCGTCGAGATCGAACTCGTCGCGGCTCTCCCCGCGCGCTGA